In Pectobacterium brasiliense, the genomic stretch GACGACCTCAATCGGGAAGATGTTAAAATCGGCGTCACGCTGGGCTCCAGCCCGGACCTGATTCTGACCAAACGTCTGCCAAAAGCGCAGTTGGTGCGTTTCCCGAATATGGATGAAGGCGTGGCCGCGTTCTATGCGGGCCGGGTCGATGCGCTGTCCTATTTCCACCCTGCTCTGGCGCTGCAACAGGCTAAAGTCGGCAAGGGCAATTTGATTCTGCCGAAGCCGATTATTGAGGTCAGCACCAGCGGAGCAACCCGTAAAGAAGCCGATCAGACCTTCCATAACTTCCTGAATGACGAGTTTGCCAAGCTGTATCAATCCGGCAAGACGCAGCACTACTATGAACAGGCTCTCAAACTGCGCGGCGTGGACGTCAGCAAAGTGCCGTCGGTCATTAAAGAAGACTGGAAATAAGTCGGAAACGGTTAAAGCGACAGCCCTGAACGGAGTCAGGGCATCTGCATTAGCGGGGTCAGCAGCGCGGCGACATCCTGACAGTGTTCCAGTTCGGATAACGCCGCCGTTGCCTCCGCAACCGTTGTTGGGGCAAGCCGAGGCGAGAGATTCTCCGCAAACTTCGCCATGATGCGGCTTTCCGCCAGCGGGTGTTCTGCACAGCCGAGGGGAAACGCAATGCGCTCACCACTCACAACACTTCCCCGCGTGACGACATCAACCTGCAGCACCGGCCGACGCGCCTGCGCCATCAACTGGTCAAGTTCGGGAGAAACCTCAACGTGAACCTTATCGGCCAACGCCAGAAGTTCCGGGCTGGTTAAGGTGTCGTCCGCACTCCAGCGGTGGCGCGGAATGCGGTAGGCCAGACACGCCAGCGCAAACGGCAGGCTGAATTGCGCATCTGTCGCATTTTTCGGCCGCCTATCCATGAAATCAGCGGCCAGCCTCTGGCTGCCTTTGACCCGAATCCGATCAATAGCCTGCGGCGACAGCGCCAGATCGTGCTGGACGCGTTCGAAGGATTCCAGTGCGGTATGTATCCAGCGGCAGGCCGGATACGCCTTAAAACTGGCGTGCTGGATCGCCCACTCCTCTCCCAAGCCAGCAATCAATGCCGCTTCATCAAAGCGATCAGACCCCATCATGCGCCAGAATCCCTGCTCGCCGGACAGCACATCTCTTGGGCCGATAATTCCGCTGCGATGTAGCTCTACCCCACGGACGCCCGCTTCTGCGGCTGGCGCGTTGTAATCCTTAAAGGAAACCAGCGGTCGCTGCTGCCAGTTGTATTTGTGCAAACTGGGCAACGGCGTCAGCGACGCCGCCAGACCGATGGCGTTCTCTAACCCTGTGGCGTCACACCCTGTGAGCAATCCGTAGGCCACTGCCGCCCCGATAGATTCATGCTGGCACACGCCATAAACCTGCTGAAAACGGGCAGGACTCGGCTGCTGAGACTGAATGATCCGGCCATTGATTTCATACGCCGCAGCCAGCGCGCAGATCAGCGTTTCGCCGTCGATCGGGCGCGTACCGACTGCCGCCAGCGCGGCGGCAACCAGCGAAGCGCCGGGGTGCCCCATGCCGCGTCCGGCAACCTCATAACCATCATCGTAATCCAGCGCATTAATCGCCGCCGCATTCAAAAATGCCGCGCCGATGGCCGCCAACGGCGCGCCACCGTCCAATACCGGGCAATTGCCCGCCGCATAGTGCAGGCAGGTGACACGCGCGCAATCCCGCACCACCTGACTACTCGCACCGGCAATGCCACAGCCCAGACTGTCGATAAAATGCAGCACGATTTTTCGTCTTAACGCGGCGGGAATGTCCTGAATCGTCAGTCGATGGGCAAAGGTCGCGAGGCGCAACGTCAGAGGGAGTTCAATAGCGTAAGACATCGGTAACCGTCATTCTTTTATAAATAAAAGGAATATTAGCACCACGTTTTATTATTTATTTATCATTTTTTCGACCTGCTAAGATGCATCGGTTCTAACAAAATAAGAAACCTATTTCCTAATTACGTTGTTTCCAGGGGCTCTGCATCTATGTCTTATCAGTGGGATTTTTCCGCCATCTGGCCCTATCACCAACTGCTGCTGGAGGGGCTATGGGGAACGATAAAGATCGGTGCCACCAGCATCCTGATCGGGATGGTGGCAGGCATGGTGCTCGCCGCCATGAAAATGTCGCCCCAGCGGCTCTTGCGCCTGCCCGCCGCGATGTTGATTGGCTTTTATCGTAATACGCCCGCGCTGGTGCATTTTTTCTGGATTTACTACGCCCTGCCCGTCATTACGCCCTTAACGTTTTCGCCTTTCACCGCCGCCGTGATCGCGCTGTCCGCACAGTCCAGTGCCTTTTATGCCGAAGTTTACCGTGGCGCGATCTCTTCTATTCACACGGGACAATGGGAAGGGGCAAAAGCGCTGGGCATGTCGAAATCAACGGCACTGCGTCGGGTCATTCTTCCTCAGGCGTTACGCCGCATGATCCCACCCTTTATTGAGCGCTCGTTTGAACTCATTAAATCCACCTCTCTGGCGTCATCACTAGCTTATAGCGAGTTGCTTTATCAGGCGATGCAGATCAACAGCCAAACCTACCGACCGCTAGAAGTCTACAGTCTGGTGGCGGTGATGTATTTCACCCTGCTGCTGCTGATTAGCCTGTTCAGTCAACATATTGAGAAACGGCTGTCGCTGACCGATCGTCGGCTCGCGTAAGGAACATCATGCACTATCAATGGGATTTCTCGCTGGTCTGGCACAACCTTCCCGTGCTGCTGAAAGGCCTAGGCGTTACGCTCGAACTCTGGCTGTTAGCCGGTGTGTTGGGCACCGCTCTGGGGCTGGTTCTCGGTCTTTTTCGCGTATTTGGCAAACGCTGGCTGTCGCTGCCCGCCAGATGCTTTGTCGAAATCTTCCGTAATACGCCCGTCCTGATCCAACTGATCTGGTTTTATTACGCTTTTCCTGTTCTGGTCGGTATACAGTTCAGTACCTTTGCCGCCGCCGCGCTGGCTTTAACGCTGTATAGCGCCGCGTACTGTACGGAAATTTTCCGCGCGGGGCTGCAATCCATCGACCACGGACAGTGGGAAGGCGCAAAAGCGTTGGGCATGCGGCAGGCGGTGATCCTGCGGCGTGTGGTTCTGCCACAGGTGTTACGCAATATGCTGCCCGCCCTCACCAACCGGATGATCGAGCTAGCCAAGGTGACCTCACTGGCCTCCATTCTGGCCGTCAACGAACTGATGTATCAGGGGCGGCTGCTGAGCAGTACCTATTATCGCCCGCTGGAAATCCTGACGGTGGTGGCGCTGCTCTATTTCGTTTTGATCTGGCCGGGGAGCTACCTTGCCGCACGACTTGAACGTCGTTTCCGTTCAACCCCCTAGCCCCAGCGCCACAGGATTGCTATGAGTGAAACTATGACTTTGAATGAAAACAGTACTTTGAATGAAAACAGTACGTTGAGTGGAAATGAAGCGCTGAATGACGATATCGTCCTGCGCATTCGCGGGCTCCAGAAACGCTTCGGTGCCGTTGAGGTCTTGAAGGGGATCGATCTCGATGTACGCCGCGGCGAAAAAATTGCCATCATCGGCGGTAGTGGGTCGGGAAAAAGCACCCTGTTGCGCTGCCTGAATTTTATGGAGATCCCCAGCGCCGGCACCATCGAACTCGATGGCGTGGTACTGGGAAAAACCAATGCACAAGGCCAGCGTGATTATCCCGAAAAGCAGCTGTGCGCCGTGCGGGAACGCGTAGGCATGGTGTTTCAGCAATTCAACCTGTTTCCCCATCTGACCGTGCTGGAAAACGTGCGTGAAGCGCTGGTGTCAGTGAAGAGGATGCCGCGACAGGACGCCGATGTCATCGCCAAAGCCCAGTTGGAAAAGGTCGGGCTGAGCAACAAGCAAGAAGCCCGTCCCGGCAGCCTGTCCGGCGGTCAGCAGCAGCGGGTGGCAATTGCGCGTGCGCTGGCGATGTCACCGGAAGTCATGCTGTTCGATGAACCGACATCGTCACTGGATCCAGAACTGGTGGGCGAAGTGCTGCACACCATCCACGCGCTCGCGGAGGAAGGCCGTACCCTGCTGTTAGTCACCCATGAACTGGGATTCGCCTATCACTTCGCCGACCGCGTTATCTTTATCGAAAATGGCGTGATCCATGAAATGGGCAGCGCCGAGCAGGTGCTCAAAAATCCGCAGCAACCCCGTACCCAAGCCTTCCTTGCTCGTTTTGCTGAGCGAGCATTTTAACTCATCATTCAGGAACAGCACGATGCAACCCACCTTATCCAGCCAGAGCAGTCAGGCCTATTTGCAGGATCCGCGTAACAACGACGTACAAGTGTATGTGAATGGGGAGTTTGTACATCGCGACAATGCGGTGGTGTCGATCTTTGATTCCGGCTACGTGTGCGGCGACGGCGTATGGGAAGGCTTGCGTCTGGTTAACGGCCGCCTGATTGCGCTGGATGCACATCTGGATCGTCTGTTTGACGGTGCCGCCGCGATTCAGTTGGATATCGGCCATAGCCGGGAAGCGCTGACCGATATCCTCTATAACACGCTCGCCATCAACGGCATGACCGATGGCGCGCATATTCGCCTGATGATTACCCGGGGGAAAAAGCATACGCCGAATCAGGATCCCCGCTTTATTATCGGCGGTGCCACCATCGTGTGCGTGGCGGAGTATAAAGTCGTCGATACGGCGGCGAAAAAGCGCGGGCTGACGCTGTTTACCTCCACCTACCGCACCAGTACGCCAGACGTCTTCGATCTGCGGCTGAATTCGCACAGTCGACTTAATCTTATTCAGGCGCTGCTACAGGCGTTGCAGGCCGGTGCCGATGAAGCGCTGATGCTGGATCCGCACGGTTTTGTCGCCAGCTGTAACTCCACCAACTTTTTTATCGTCCGTCGCGGTGAACTGTGGACATCATCAGGCCGCTACTGCTTCAACGGTATTACCCGTCAGACCATTATCGATCTCGCGCAGGCCAACGGACTCACGGTCAAGACGCAGGATTTTACGCTGGCAGAAGCCCTTACCGCTGATGAAGCCTTTGTCACCGGCACGTTGGCGGGCATCACCCCGGTAAAAGCGCTGGATGGCCGGCCGTTTAGCGCTGAACACCGCCCGGTTACCGAGCAGCTCAGCCGCTGGTATGAGGCGTATCTGCATGCGCAGTGATTGAGGCGCTACGTTCAACAACGAATTGATTCAACGAATATTAACCGTTAGAAACATTTCATGTAACCTAAGCGCCATTTTTTCAAAAGAGCAGGTCAGGGAATGAAAGCCGTAAAGTTACTGTTTGGCATCCTACTACTGAATATGGTCATAGGGGTCAGCACGGCTATCGCCGCCCCAGACGACACCTTACCCCCTTTTGACGCGGGTAAAACGCTGGCGCATCCGATTATTTCGGGCGCACGCGACAGCAGCGCCCTTCTGGTTTTCATTCAGGAAAACCAGGTGGTCAACGGCTATTACTGCTTCTGTAGCGAAGAGGATAAGAGTGCCGATCACCTTCCTCACCTGCTCGGTACCTTCCCCGATTCCACCATTGAATCCGTGTTTTATGTCGACGTAGACCAGACTGGTCAAATCACGTTGGTATTGAGTAAAAGCCACGGCAAGTTCGCCCTGCGCGGTTGGCGTTACATTGAAGACGGCAGCTATATTCCGGTACGGAGTTTACAGCCGGTTCTGGACAAGCTGGTTCGCGAGAATAAGGATCTCAATGCAACGTCGATAAAACGCGCCCTCACCAAGCTTCCGCCTTATGACTACAGCGCGCAGTACCCTAAGTTCGATAATCATGATTTCGATAACATCGACTTTACTCAGGGCGACGTTGTCGGCTGGTATCTTGACGATGGCACACCTTCTCATGCTGCGAAGCAGCCAGCAGACAACGTCTACGCCTATAAAAAAACCTTCGCGGAAAAAGACGGTTTATTTCTTACCGTAACCTTCCGTCGCGTGGAAGACAGCGCAACACCTGGATTTCGCGCGACAGCCATCAGTTGGCAAGCTGACCCGGCTAAATTCAGCGGCAGCGAGAATGGGCCTTATGTCTATTACTCGCCGCAATATGGCTTAGTAAAAGGTTTTTTCCTGCATGGCGTTCCTGACGGAAAATGGACCACCGTCGGCGAGAACTTCGGCAGTTCAGGTAGCTATGTCGCGGGACAACAGCAAGGCCAGTGGACCATCAGCGATGGGCAAGAAACGGCAACGGGATTGATGAAAAACGATGAGCGTGAAGGCCGCTGGGAGATCGCCGACGACATGGATGGCAATACACCAGAGCTAAGTGGCTTCGATACTTATCTCAATGGCCAGCGTCATGGCCCCAGCGAGCGCCGTCTGGCCGGCGTGCTGCGCTCGAAGGGCGATTATGTTGATGACCAGCCTGAAGGCATATGGATCACCGAAAACGGCGAAGGCCCGTTTGTGAAAGGCGTGGCTAACGGGATGTGGAAACTCAAGACGGCTGACGGCGAAATCCAACAGGTCGAACTGATCGCTGGCGTAAAGCAGGGGGAACTGCGCTGGAGTGATAAGCAAGGCCGGCTGACACAAATCATTCATTATAAAGATAATCTTCCTCACGGTGTGTACCAGAAGTTCAACGCTGCCGGAAAAATGGTTTATCAGGCTGATTATGTCATGGGCAAACTGGAGGGTCGTGAAATCGAATATTATGACGATGGCACCACTGTGCGCGCCGATCGAGGCTACCGCAATGGCGAACTCGACGGCCCGAATATCTATAATTTCCCCGACGGAAAACCGAAGTCCATATCAACCCTTGACCGCGGTTACGAAGTCGGACTGATGCAGGAATTTACCGCCACTGGCGTCAAAATTATCGAACGCAATTACTGCCCTCTGTCGATGAGCGGTCGTGGCTACTGCGGTAAACAGCAAACCTTCAACCCGGACGGCACGCCCCTCACCGAAGCCGATTATCTGTTCAACCGCCAGCAAACCAATAACACCTGGTATGCGAACGGTCAGCGTCAGGATGAAACGCGTATCGGTACCGATGACAGCTACACCCAAATCAGCTATTACCCTAACGGTCAGATGCAATGCATTAGTCGCGCGCAGGGTTTCAAACCGTTGGTGGTCGATGGCAAAGAGTACAAAGATTATCAGGGCGCGCTGCGTCAGGGCGAAAGCGCCTGTTATTACCCCGATGGCAAAGTCAAAAGCAGCGGAGTCTGGAAAGACGGCAGGCTGACCACCGGCTGTGAAACCCGTTTCGATGAGAACGGAAAACAGACCGCCCCCGGCCCTAAAGGCTGCGTGCCCCCGAAATGGGAGTATGAACGCTGAGATCCCACACAGGAGAAACGCTCAGTCATCGATGATTCTGCACGGGTGTACGAGCGATTCATATCCTTTCGAAAGTGGTACCGCATTGAGTGAGGTTATATGGAGGCAGGTGCTTTCCATTACTCACTCACCGAGGTGACGATAAGCCCCGACGTTTGCTTAGGAAATTGAGTCGCCGGGGTTTATAGGCCGCTCAGCGGTATTATTCAGCGATGCCTCAGGTTTAAGATCTCGTTTGGGGTTGTCTGCTATGAGCGAGGAGCAGACATTCTACATTTAGAGATCATTGTAACACTGGAACTCTCTGTGGCTGTTTAATATATTCTTAGGTTGCTAAGGATGTATTGCTCAAATTCTGCTGTATGTATTCAATAAGCGCTCGTGTTTTAGCGGGCAAATAACGCCTGTTTGAATAAAGTGCGAACAATTGAAGTGGGGCTGGCGGTTGTTCAAACTTAATCTCGATCAGCCGTCCATCGTCGATGTAGGGTTGGCAGGCCTGTTTCGAAAGAATAGCGAAACCAACACCCGCTACCGCCGCGCGTCCTGCCATCTCTCCGCTGTTTACCCGGTAATGGCCTTTAACCTTTATCGTCTCGAATCCCCCGTTTTTATTCACAAACTGCCAGGGAGCACCTTTAAGTGCATTTACCGTGGTAATACAGGGTAATTCTTCAAATTGTTGTATACGAGAAAGTATGCCATAACGCTGAATGACGGAGGGGGCTGCAACGATAGTGCAAGGGATCGTCACCAGATGACGGGCTATGTAATCACTATCATCCATCTGGCCACGGCTCACAATAATGGCTAAATCCAGATCGTCTCTCAGGGATTCAAGACCAGACAAATTTGTGACACAGCTAATTTCCAGATCCGAGTGCTGGCAGGCGAAATCCGCAATCACAGAACCCAGCAGTGCAGGACCTATTTCATTGGGAATACAGATACGTAGTGGCCCCTTGAGCTGCATCTGCCGCAACGTTAATTCTGTTTCAGTCTGCTCAAGTGCATCCATTAATGGCTTCGCCCGGGAATAGAGCAGGAGCCCCGCTTGTGTGAGTTTCATATGTCGGGTGCTGCGCTCAATAAGGTGAAGATTCAGTCTGTCTTCTAACTGAGAAATACAACGACTCACGTTTGATGTCGGCATTTCAAGGACTTTAGATGCCCCAACAAAACTGTCTCTTTCAACCACCGCAATGAAAACTTTCAGGGTATTAAAATCAAGAACTGGCCGCATCAACTATCCCATAAATGATAACAATAAATGCCAGTTTTACCATCTATTGAACAAGATTGATAGCAGTTAAACTCGGATATCTTTCACCCACAGGTCGCTTGCTATGTCATTGGTCACAACAACGTTTAATCATAAAGCCCTCATCCGGATAGCGGTTGTTATGGCTTTTATCCAGTTCACAAATGCACTGGAATATATGATGTTCAACCCTGTTTTTGCTTTTATGGCATCAGACTTCGCCGTTCCCGTATCATTCTCAGGCTACGTATCCGGCATGTACACCTCCGGGGCGGTCCTGTCGGGAATTATCGCCTTTTACTGGATTGGTCGTTTCAATAAGAAACGTTTTTTAATCGCCAATATGGCGCTACTCGGCCTACTGACACTTTTGACGACATTTACCTCCAGCTTTAGCCTTCTGCTTACATTACGATTGTGTGCCGGATTGGTTGGAGGCACAACTATGGGGGTGAGTATCAGTATATTGATAAATCTCGCACCAGTTAACTTGCGAGGAAAAATGTTGGCGACGGTAATTGCATCATTTTCGATGGTAAGCATTGTCGGAATGCCCACGATACTATTTTTGTGTGCTCATTGTGGCTGGCATGTCGCTTTGTGGTTAATCAGTATGCTGTGTTTGTTGGCATTGCCACTGATTGTTTCCATCATCCCTCAGGATCCAGTCTCTTTCGACACACCCCACGCAATGCCTCTCGACATTAACACTTTACTGTTCGCTTCCAGTAATGCGCTGGTACAGTTTAGCTCGATGCTAGTCATTCCTGTTCTGGTACCATTAATGACCCAGCAACTGGGGGCCTCTCGATACCTGCTGCCATGGCTGTTTTTCGCTGGGGGCGTTGCAGGATACCTGTCAACAAAAATGACAGGCGCGTTAACTCCGCATTTTTCTGCTGTGGGTCTGGCTACAGGGTCAACTGTCGTTTTTTTACTCGCTTTGCTAATACCTGTTATGGGCTATTCGCATCCGGCGCTATTTATTATTTTATTTCTCGGTGCATCTTACAGTCGTCTGGTTTCCTCCTCGGCGGTGAGCATTCAGTTTCCTAATGACAGGCAACGCGCGGGATTCTCTTCATTGCAGACATCAATAATGTACCTGATCACAACGGTCGCATTTTTTCTGTCTGCCTTTCTATTACCTGGGCACGCCATAGCACCACAAAATATGAACACGTTGCTGGGAGTATGTGCAATTTCCGCATCAGGGTTCCCCATTATCGTTATCATTATGCAAAAGAAACTGGCTAAACGTACGCTCCAACCGAATCATCTCATCAATGATTAGCATAACGTCCGCTCCTGGCACGGTGCGGTCAGTTAACCGAGCCGGACGTCAGCTGCAAGCGAACAGTGGAAGTTTGGAATCCATACTCACCTTGAAGTGTCCTGAGCACAGAGGATCTGGGACTTAAGTAAGCGGTTAATTCGACATATACAGGCATTTAGGCCCATTTCGGCGGCCATAACCATAAGGCCCTGAGAATAGAGTAAACTGCTCACTGCCGCAGCAATAATGTTTATGATTTGCAGAGCCCAGTGTTGTTGATATTATGTAATAATAAATGCGCTCATGTTACTGACGCTTAAAGATAGATCACTATCGGGGAGCATGAGTCATTGCTAGCCGCGCGTCTGGGCATAACCTTCCTTCGAGATAAGTTATGCCTGATTACGTACATTTTCTTACGTTTGGTCTGGTTGCGTTAGGAATGGTATTAACTCCCGGCCCAAACATGATCTATTTAATTTCTCGCTCCATTTGCCAGGGAAAACGCGCTGGGCTTATTTCCCTAGGCGGCATTGCGCTTGGCTTTGTCTTTTACATGCTTTGTGCCGCATTCGGCATAACAGCATTTGTGTTTGCCATTCCTTATGCCTACGACTTACTTCGTTTTGGCGGAGCCGCTTACCTTCTCTATCTCGCCTGGCAAGCTGTAAAACCCGGTGGAAATGCCCCTTTTTCCGTTAAAGAGATGCCGGTTGATGGCCCTAATAAACTATTTATGATGGGCTTCATTACTAATCTCGCTAATCCTAAAATTGCCATCATGTATTTATCTTTGCTTCCGCAATTTATTCAACCAGACCATGGCAGCGTTCTAAGTCAGTCACTGGCGCTTGGATGTGTCCAAATCTTTATAAGCCTGATGGTAAATTCCATGATTGTCCTCGTTGCAGGTTCAATAGCAGGGTTTCTTTCAAGTCGTCCTTCATGGATAAAAGCGCAACGTTGGTTTATGGGTACTGTACTGGCAGGGCTAGCCCTGAAGATTGCTTGCGAGGGAAAGCGATAGTGATTGTTTCCCACTAATGAGCACATCACGACGTCAGCAATGTCCTCATATCACCCATGAGGACATCCTGCTCTGCTCCTCATAAGCTAACATATCTCAATGTTATCAATGCCCGCTCCTGGCACAGGGCTACCCTCTCCCACCACCAAGCAGTTATGAGAGGAAACGGACCTTACAGTAGAATGTTAGACAGCACGGAACATATTTAATCTTAAACCTCAAAATGAAGTCACTTCCAGTGAAAATCAACCATTGCCTGACCTGTGGCCAGCCAATGAGCAAAGAACCAGAAACGCTAAATCTTGATTGTGGCGGCGATTGTTTAAGTTGTATGGCCTGGCATGGCGATCCAGACGCAATTGAGGTTGTTGAAAGACTTACTGGCGAGAAACTGCCGCAAGTGCACACTCAGATAAGGATTTAAGTCAGGCCGCAAATTATCGTTTCATCAATCCCCCTGAAGAACTGCGGGCTCATGACTACAGTGAAATGAATAGGGTTTTATTCACGTTCCTCGACAAACTGGAATCATGCTACTGTCGGTCAAAAGCGTAGTGAGAATAACCTCATCCGAATGACATCATTAGCGCGATAAATAGATGCCGTCATTTTTAAGTTGAGAAAAAGCCCCCGGCTGAGACAGTCATCAGGGGCTTATCGGAAGAATATGTAGAACTACAGGCCCAGCTCCGACAGACCGGGATGATCATCCGGACGACGACCCAATGGCCAGTGGAACTTGCGTTCACTCTCTTTAATAGGCATGTCGTTTATACAGGCAAAGCGACGATGCATCAGGCCATCTTCTTCAAATTCCCAGTTTTCGTTGCCATAAGAGCGAAACCAGTTACCCGAGTCATCATGCCATTCATAGGCGTACCGCACGGCGATGCGATTATCAGTAAACGCCCATAACTCTTTAATCAGACGATACTCAAGTTCTTTTTTCCACTTCCGCGTGAGGAAACCTTTGGCTTCTTCACGATTGGTTGCAAACTCGGCGCGATTACGCCATTTGGTGTCTAGCGTGTAGGCCAGCGATACCT encodes the following:
- a CDS encoding transporter substrate-binding domain-containing protein, yielding MKRSLHQVFMAISLISASFFSQAADTQTSTWQHIKQTGELRIGVAQGEPWYFKNPSTGEWDGIGYNIGKELANDLGVKLVTVETTWGNAIAALQTGQIDTMLVLDPTEERKKAVDFPEQPFFWYAQGVLIRDGITVTNWDDLNREDVKIGVTLGSSPDLILTKRLPKAQLVRFPNMDEGVAAFYAGRVDALSYFHPALALQQAKVGKGNLILPKPIIEVSTSGATRKEADQTFHNFLNDEFAKLYQSGKTQHYYEQALKLRGVDVSKVPSVIKEDWK
- a CDS encoding MmgE/PrpD family protein, which gives rise to MSYAIELPLTLRLATFAHRLTIQDIPAALRRKIVLHFIDSLGCGIAGASSQVVRDCARVTCLHYAAGNCPVLDGGAPLAAIGAAFLNAAAINALDYDDGYEVAGRGMGHPGASLVAAALAAVGTRPIDGETLICALAAAYEINGRIIQSQQPSPARFQQVYGVCQHESIGAAVAYGLLTGCDATGLENAIGLAASLTPLPSLHKYNWQQRPLVSFKDYNAPAAEAGVRGVELHRSGIIGPRDVLSGEQGFWRMMGSDRFDEAALIAGLGEEWAIQHASFKAYPACRWIHTALESFERVQHDLALSPQAIDRIRVKGSQRLAADFMDRRPKNATDAQFSLPFALACLAYRIPRHRWSADDTLTSPELLALADKVHVEVSPELDQLMAQARRPVLQVDVVTRGSVVSGERIAFPLGCAEHPLAESRIMAKFAENLSPRLAPTTVAEATAALSELEHCQDVAALLTPLMQMP
- a CDS encoding amino acid ABC transporter permease, whose product is MSYQWDFSAIWPYHQLLLEGLWGTIKIGATSILIGMVAGMVLAAMKMSPQRLLRLPAAMLIGFYRNTPALVHFFWIYYALPVITPLTFSPFTAAVIALSAQSSAFYAEVYRGAISSIHTGQWEGAKALGMSKSTALRRVILPQALRRMIPPFIERSFELIKSTSLASSLAYSELLYQAMQINSQTYRPLEVYSLVAVMYFTLLLLISLFSQHIEKRLSLTDRRLA
- a CDS encoding amino acid ABC transporter permease, with the protein product MHYQWDFSLVWHNLPVLLKGLGVTLELWLLAGVLGTALGLVLGLFRVFGKRWLSLPARCFVEIFRNTPVLIQLIWFYYAFPVLVGIQFSTFAAAALALTLYSAAYCTEIFRAGLQSIDHGQWEGAKALGMRQAVILRRVVLPQVLRNMLPALTNRMIELAKVTSLASILAVNELMYQGRLLSSTYYRPLEILTVVALLYFVLIWPGSYLAARLERRFRSTP
- a CDS encoding amino acid ABC transporter ATP-binding protein, with translation MSETMTLNENSTLNENSTLSGNEALNDDIVLRIRGLQKRFGAVEVLKGIDLDVRRGEKIAIIGGSGSGKSTLLRCLNFMEIPSAGTIELDGVVLGKTNAQGQRDYPEKQLCAVRERVGMVFQQFNLFPHLTVLENVREALVSVKRMPRQDADVIAKAQLEKVGLSNKQEARPGSLSGGQQQRVAIARALAMSPEVMLFDEPTSSLDPELVGEVLHTIHALAEEGRTLLLVTHELGFAYHFADRVIFIENGVIHEMGSAEQVLKNPQQPRTQAFLARFAERAF
- a CDS encoding aminotransferase class IV — encoded protein: MQPTLSSQSSQAYLQDPRNNDVQVYVNGEFVHRDNAVVSIFDSGYVCGDGVWEGLRLVNGRLIALDAHLDRLFDGAAAIQLDIGHSREALTDILYNTLAINGMTDGAHIRLMITRGKKHTPNQDPRFIIGGATIVCVAEYKVVDTAAKKRGLTLFTSTYRTSTPDVFDLRLNSHSRLNLIQALLQALQAGADEALMLDPHGFVASCNSTNFFIVRRGELWTSSGRYCFNGITRQTIIDLAQANGLTVKTQDFTLAEALTADEAFVTGTLAGITPVKALDGRPFSAEHRPVTEQLSRWYEAYLHAQ
- a CDS encoding LysR family transcriptional regulator, coding for MRPVLDFNTLKVFIAVVERDSFVGASKVLEMPTSNVSRCISQLEDRLNLHLIERSTRHMKLTQAGLLLYSRAKPLMDALEQTETELTLRQMQLKGPLRICIPNEIGPALLGSVIADFACQHSDLEISCVTNLSGLESLRDDLDLAIIVSRGQMDDSDYIARHLVTIPCTIVAAPSVIQRYGILSRIQQFEELPCITTVNALKGAPWQFVNKNGGFETIKVKGHYRVNSGEMAGRAAVAGVGFAILSKQACQPYIDDGRLIEIKFEQPPAPLQLFALYSNRRYLPAKTRALIEYIQQNLSNTSLAT
- a CDS encoding MFS transporter codes for the protein MSLVTTTFNHKALIRIAVVMAFIQFTNALEYMMFNPVFAFMASDFAVPVSFSGYVSGMYTSGAVLSGIIAFYWIGRFNKKRFLIANMALLGLLTLLTTFTSSFSLLLTLRLCAGLVGGTTMGVSISILINLAPVNLRGKMLATVIASFSMVSIVGMPTILFLCAHCGWHVALWLISMLCLLALPLIVSIIPQDPVSFDTPHAMPLDINTLLFASSNALVQFSSMLVIPVLVPLMTQQLGASRYLLPWLFFAGGVAGYLSTKMTGALTPHFSAVGLATGSTVVFLLALLIPVMGYSHPALFIILFLGASYSRLVSSSAVSIQFPNDRQRAGFSSLQTSIMYLITTVAFFLSAFLLPGHAIAPQNMNTLLGVCAISASGFPIIVIIMQKKLAKRTLQPNHLIND
- a CDS encoding LysE family translocator; protein product: MPDYVHFLTFGLVALGMVLTPGPNMIYLISRSICQGKRAGLISLGGIALGFVFYMLCAAFGITAFVFAIPYAYDLLRFGGAAYLLYLAWQAVKPGGNAPFSVKEMPVDGPNKLFMMGFITNLANPKIAIMYLSLLPQFIQPDHGSVLSQSLALGCVQIFISLMVNSMIVLVAGSIAGFLSSRPSWIKAQRWFMGTVLAGLALKIACEGKR
- a CDS encoding DUF1348 family protein, whose amino-acid sequence is MSDKQTRPPLPPFTRETAIEKVRLAEDGWNSRDAEKVSLAYTLDTKWRNRAEFATNREEAKGFLTRKWKKELEYRLIKELWAFTDNRIAVRYAYEWHDDSGNWFRSYGNENWEFEEDGLMHRRFACINDMPIKESERKFHWPLGRRPDDHPGLSELGL